The following are encoded in a window of Arthrobacter sp. NicSoilB4 genomic DNA:
- a CDS encoding 3-hydroxyacyl-CoA dehydrogenase family protein yields the protein MGNSVLSANLPASVGVLGGGRMGAGIAHAFLINGANVLVVERDEEAAEAARERVESAAAKSIERGAIDGNLDEMVSRLSVTVDYDDFKDRQLVIEAVPEDWDLKVASLQGIEERLAADACLASNTSSISVNALAGKLQRPQNFLGLHFFNPVPASTLIEVVLGEHTSGQLAQAARGWVEALGKTAVVVNDAPGFASSRLGVAIALEAMRMVEEGVASAEDIDNAMVLGYKHPTGPLRTTDIVGLDVRLGIAEYLASTLGERFAPPQILRDKVARGELGRKTGKGFFDWTN from the coding sequence ATGGGCAACTCCGTACTCTCCGCCAACCTTCCCGCGTCCGTCGGAGTCCTCGGCGGCGGCCGCATGGGCGCAGGCATCGCCCACGCCTTCCTGATCAACGGCGCCAACGTCCTCGTCGTCGAGCGCGATGAGGAGGCCGCCGAGGCTGCCCGCGAGCGGGTGGAATCGGCAGCGGCCAAGAGCATCGAGCGCGGCGCCATCGACGGCAACCTGGATGAGATGGTCTCGCGGCTCTCCGTGACGGTCGACTACGACGATTTCAAGGACCGCCAGCTGGTCATCGAGGCCGTCCCCGAGGACTGGGACCTGAAAGTCGCCTCCCTGCAGGGGATCGAGGAACGACTTGCCGCCGACGCCTGCCTCGCTTCCAACACCTCTTCCATCTCCGTCAACGCCCTGGCCGGAAAGCTGCAGCGCCCGCAGAACTTCCTGGGCCTGCACTTCTTCAACCCGGTGCCGGCGTCCACCCTGATTGAGGTGGTCCTCGGCGAGCACACCTCAGGGCAGCTGGCCCAGGCGGCCCGCGGCTGGGTCGAGGCGCTGGGCAAGACCGCCGTCGTCGTTAATGACGCGCCCGGCTTCGCGTCCTCACGGCTGGGGGTCGCGATTGCCCTCGAAGCGATGCGTATGGTCGAAGAGGGCGTGGCGTCCGCCGAGGACATCGACAACGCCATGGTCCTGGGCTACAAGCACCCCACCGGACCCTTGCGGACCACGGACATCGTGGGACTCGACGTCCGCCTCGGCATTGCCGAATACCTCGCCTCGACGCTGGGTGAGCGCTTCGCCCCGCCGCAGATCCTGCGCGACAAGGTGGCCCGCGGCGAACTCGGACGCAAAACCGGCAAGGGCTTCTTCGACTGGACCAACTGA
- a CDS encoding thiolase family protein, translated as MASAAGPQAFLVGGARTAVGRYGGALSSVRPDDLAALVVREAVARAGLDPDSIDEVILGNANGAGEENRNVARMATILAGLPLHIPGITVNRLCASGLSAIIMASQMIKSGAADIVIAGGVESMSRAPWVQEKPQTAFAKPGQIFDTSIGWRFANPLFQKGELSRDGKMTYSMPETAEEVARVDGISREDADAFAVRSHERSLAAIAAGRFADEIVPVTVKTRKGETVVDTDEGPRAGTTMDVLSGLRPVVAGGSVVTAGNSSTLNDGASAIIVASEAAIQKLGLIPRARIIDGASAGCEPEIMGIGPVPATRKVLARSGLDVGDLGAVELNEAFATQSLASMRRLGLDPEIVNRDGGAISLGHPLGSSGSRIAITLLGRMEREDAKIGLATMCIGVGQGTAMLLERV; from the coding sequence ATGGCGTCAGCAGCAGGACCACAGGCATTTCTCGTAGGCGGTGCCCGCACTGCGGTGGGCCGCTACGGCGGGGCACTCTCATCGGTCCGCCCCGATGACCTGGCCGCCCTGGTGGTCCGCGAGGCTGTGGCCCGGGCCGGGCTGGACCCGGACAGCATCGACGAGGTCATCCTGGGCAACGCGAACGGCGCCGGCGAGGAAAACCGCAACGTCGCCCGAATGGCCACCATCCTGGCCGGGCTCCCGCTGCACATCCCGGGCATCACCGTGAACCGGCTCTGCGCCTCGGGCCTGAGCGCCATCATCATGGCCAGCCAGATGATCAAGTCGGGCGCCGCGGACATCGTGATCGCCGGCGGCGTTGAATCCATGAGCCGCGCCCCCTGGGTGCAGGAGAAGCCGCAGACCGCCTTCGCCAAACCGGGCCAGATCTTCGACACCTCGATCGGCTGGCGCTTCGCCAACCCGCTGTTCCAGAAGGGCGAACTCTCCAGGGACGGCAAAATGACGTACTCGATGCCGGAAACGGCCGAGGAAGTCGCCCGGGTGGACGGCATTTCCCGCGAGGACGCCGACGCGTTCGCCGTCCGCTCGCACGAGCGTTCCCTCGCCGCCATTGCCGCCGGCCGCTTCGCCGACGAAATCGTTCCCGTGACCGTCAAGACCCGCAAGGGCGAGACGGTGGTCGACACCGACGAGGGACCCCGCGCCGGCACCACCATGGACGTGCTCTCCGGGCTCCGCCCGGTCGTCGCCGGAGGCTCCGTGGTCACCGCCGGCAACTCCTCCACCCTGAACGACGGCGCCTCGGCCATCATCGTCGCCTCCGAAGCCGCGATCCAGAAGCTCGGACTCATCCCGCGGGCCCGCATCATTGATGGCGCGTCAGCCGGCTGCGAGCCTGAGATCATGGGCATCGGCCCCGTCCCGGCCACCCGGAAGGTGCTCGCCCGGTCCGGGCTCGACGTCGGGGATCTCGGCGCCGTCGAACTCAACGAGGCCTTCGCCACGCAGTCGCTGGCGTCCATGCGCCGGCTTGGCCTCGACCCGGAGATTGTGAACCGCGACGGCGGCGCCATCTCCCTGGGGCATCCGCTCGGCTCCTCCGGATCCCGGATCGCCATTACCCTGCTGGGCCGGATGGAACGCGAGGACGCGAAGATCGGACTTGCCACCATGTGCATCGGCGTCGGCCAGGGCACGGCCATGCTGCTGGAGCGCGTCTAG
- a CDS encoding tyrosine-protein phosphatase, with the protein MEWDGAVNAWHTAGSVFRMGRREWLTETGWQQAYDGGIRTVIDLRNPDEIRRRDTDPVVRAETMATFDVVHAPTEDPANSEFQALCVPYLNHPASYADNARIFPEKLAAVFKAVAAARGGVVIHCSAGRDRSGMIAAMLQDLAGAGEDAIARGYERAVRGINEHHRVSGVPHPHERYLPEEALAPLLESRLESLLRFVRSVKAEEFLRHNGVTEPELAAIWAKLGR; encoded by the coding sequence GTGGAATGGGACGGGGCGGTCAACGCGTGGCACACCGCCGGCAGCGTGTTCCGGATGGGACGCCGCGAATGGCTCACGGAGACCGGCTGGCAACAGGCTTACGACGGCGGCATCCGGACGGTGATTGACCTCCGCAACCCGGACGAAATCCGCCGCCGCGACACTGATCCCGTGGTGAGGGCGGAGACCATGGCGACGTTCGACGTCGTGCACGCCCCTACCGAGGATCCCGCCAACAGCGAGTTCCAGGCGCTGTGCGTTCCGTACCTGAACCATCCGGCGTCCTACGCCGACAATGCCCGGATCTTCCCGGAGAAGCTCGCTGCGGTCTTCAAGGCCGTGGCGGCGGCGCGCGGCGGCGTCGTGATCCACTGCTCGGCCGGACGGGACCGCAGCGGGATGATCGCGGCCATGCTCCAGGACCTCGCCGGGGCGGGTGAGGACGCCATTGCCCGCGGTTACGAGCGGGCCGTGCGCGGCATCAACGAACACCATCGCGTGTCCGGGGTCCCGCATCCGCATGAGCGGTATTTGCCGGAGGAAGCCCTCGCGCCCCTGCTCGAATCGCGGCTGGAGAGCCTCCTCCGGTTTGTGCGCAGCGTGAAGGCCGAGGAGTTCTTACGCCACAATGGTGTAACGGAACCCGAGTTGGCTGCCATTTGGGCCAAATTGGGGCGCTAA
- a CDS encoding GDSL-type esterase/lipase family protein, with protein sequence MNNLTIRRWSGRLAGAVAAIALTAGFTAAPATAAPAPPTPVYIALGDSYAAGTGGGAYTASAAGLPAACLQTAASYPAVRNATMNLGCFGAKTTDVIDVANGYSGVLATATVVTVTVGGNDIDTGQVAFACTASASSPACSAALYNSVVVKLRELPGKIKEMLTTVKSKAPNARIVLTGYPRLFTVSAGLTAEQNQAARSMNSAADLLNATIAFSALVNRAGYVSVADKFTGHGIGSANPWIVAPAGLCSLAINCSLSPFDAFHPTATGYRDGYAAALAAARVP encoded by the coding sequence ATGAATAACTTAACGATCAGGCGCTGGTCCGGGCGGCTGGCGGGTGCCGTGGCCGCCATCGCCCTCACCGCCGGCTTCACCGCCGCTCCCGCGACCGCAGCCCCCGCCCCTCCGACCCCCGTTTACATCGCCCTGGGTGACTCCTACGCCGCCGGCACCGGGGGCGGGGCATACACAGCTTCTGCGGCCGGACTTCCCGCCGCCTGCCTGCAGACCGCGGCGTCCTACCCGGCAGTTCGCAACGCCACAATGAACCTGGGATGTTTCGGCGCCAAGACCACCGACGTGATCGACGTGGCCAACGGCTACTCCGGGGTGCTGGCGACTGCCACGGTGGTCACGGTGACGGTTGGCGGAAACGACATCGACACGGGACAGGTTGCCTTCGCCTGCACGGCCTCGGCGAGCTCGCCGGCCTGCAGTGCGGCTCTGTACAACTCCGTGGTGGTCAAGCTCCGCGAGCTGCCGGGCAAGATCAAGGAGATGCTGACGACCGTCAAGAGCAAGGCCCCGAATGCCAGGATCGTGCTGACCGGCTACCCACGGCTCTTCACCGTCAGTGCCGGGCTCACCGCGGAACAGAACCAGGCGGCACGGTCGATGAATTCGGCGGCCGACTTGCTCAACGCCACGATCGCGTTCTCGGCACTCGTGAACAGGGCCGGGTACGTCAGCGTCGCCGACAAGTTCACCGGCCACGGAATAGGTTCCGCGAATCCCTGGATTGTGGCGCCGGCGGGCCTTTGCAGCCTGGCGATCAACTGCAGTTTGAGTCCCTTTGACGCGTTCCACCCCACCGCAACCGGCTATAGGGACGGTTACGCCGCGGCCTTGGCGGCGGCACGGGTCCCTTAG
- a CDS encoding globin domain-containing protein produces MLTDTSLPVIKATLPVVGEHIEEIAKRFYKHMFDARPDLLDGLFNRGNQADGRQQQALAGSIAAFAGLLVDNVDQVPDHLLSRVAHKHVSLGLSPDQYQIVHDHLMWAIVDVLGDAVTPDVAAAWDEVYWLMANLLINKERGLYNAVHLTPDTIWRTWRVAEKVQETDDVVRFVVERMDEREVKPSLPGQYVTIKMAMHDGVHQPRQYSLTKADDGRHRQFAVKRVHGLETPDGEMSTLLHNEVQVGDEVVLSAPFGDVVLEYTDRPLVLASAGIGITPMAGMLSHLVKSGSQRQVLLLHADDSEASFPLRGQVREDLAALADGTLTTWFLNPPESPAGPGPASGSGFSGFMDVSAVELPDDAEYYLCGPLPFLKSVRSALVAGGVPAKDIQYEVFGPDLWLADFQ; encoded by the coding sequence ATGCTCACAGACACCTCACTTCCCGTCATTAAGGCAACGCTGCCCGTGGTGGGCGAGCACATCGAAGAGATCGCCAAGCGCTTCTACAAACACATGTTCGACGCGCGGCCGGACCTGCTGGATGGACTTTTCAACCGGGGAAACCAGGCGGACGGCCGGCAGCAGCAGGCCCTAGCGGGTTCCATTGCCGCGTTCGCCGGCCTGCTCGTGGACAACGTGGACCAGGTGCCGGACCACCTCCTGTCACGGGTGGCCCACAAGCACGTCTCGCTGGGGCTGAGCCCGGACCAGTACCAGATTGTCCATGACCACCTGATGTGGGCCATCGTGGACGTGCTCGGGGACGCCGTCACGCCCGACGTCGCCGCAGCCTGGGACGAGGTCTACTGGCTGATGGCGAACCTGCTCATCAACAAGGAGCGTGGGCTGTACAACGCGGTGCACCTCACTCCTGACACCATCTGGCGGACCTGGCGGGTGGCCGAGAAGGTCCAGGAGACGGACGACGTGGTCAGGTTCGTCGTCGAACGGATGGATGAGCGCGAGGTCAAGCCGTCCCTGCCCGGGCAGTACGTCACGATCAAGATGGCAATGCACGACGGCGTGCACCAGCCACGGCAGTACAGCCTGACCAAGGCCGACGACGGCCGGCACCGGCAGTTCGCGGTGAAGCGGGTCCACGGACTCGAGACGCCCGACGGCGAGATGTCCACGCTGCTGCACAACGAGGTCCAGGTGGGTGACGAAGTGGTGCTCTCGGCCCCCTTCGGTGATGTGGTGCTGGAGTACACGGACCGGCCCCTGGTCCTGGCCAGCGCGGGGATCGGCATCACCCCGATGGCGGGCATGCTGTCCCACCTCGTCAAGTCCGGTTCCCAGCGCCAGGTGCTGTTGCTGCATGCGGATGACAGCGAGGCGTCGTTCCCGCTCCGGGGGCAGGTCAGGGAGGATCTGGCCGCTTTGGCGGACGGGACATTGACGACGTGGTTCCTCAATCCCCCCGAAAGTCCCGCCGGACCCGGACCCGCGTCCGGGTCCGGGTTCTCCGGCTTTATGGACGTCAGTGCCGTGGAACTCCCGGACGACGCCGAGTATTATCTGTGCGGTCCGCTGCCGTTCCTAAAATCGGTCCGGAGCGCGCTGGTTGCGGGCGGCGTGCCGGCCAAAGACATCCAATACGAGGTGTTCGGCCCGGACCTCTGGCTGGCTGACTTCCAGTAG
- a CDS encoding S1 family peptidase has translation MKTPRFQVTVRAVAAAAIALAGSFYAVPALAEGGGSEPVPTASPAASPSATVSPAVQADATTAAGATAPETAPATAPEISDAGLAEAVRRDLGMTLEEFNAAGQLARTAADAVPSLRELPGYLGISLRDGTIRVEGSGTELQARADELNGAGTAAVFVLVAPAAAPEAVPSAAELVASSTEQLFQAYVREVGPAALQAVAYSSGRFIIRTGGKNVAEATGPAVLDPQAAPAPTDAAPGKISPADFVARYANVQLEQGSPVTTEADVYGGEGYAIDRQTICSTGFGAFNEAGLPVVLTAGHCAEDGTARSAELEPPTSSTAGGSAPLPGALAPLGTFGFSQFGGLQNAWVLNPLWNTGDPGDPGNVGTDIALIEDLDGGINVQPAATTWASAANPGPAAVKIIGVVAPFEGQAVCRSGRTTGWSCGNVAEVGTYVVAGRTPDPADLRAFKGFLSNDVQSSGGDSGGPWISGNFAVGTHSAGETSGENFAIATTLQDALTKFPTAVQIQLFLNKPELVAPENRTFTAGQPITGRVPAAPASAVAANSKVRITVDGQQPVDVSIDSAGNWSFPAPAAAGELTFAAETVNGFSRSGAVTSAVNISDLDAPVITDPDAGASLTALSRIDGTGTPGLTVKLTGDVSGSADVQQDGKWSIPVTGPVYGQLSVHAVQTSDGVVASPSVTRTFTVVPGVPAVSSIVDGLHFSPDALPETISGTGVDGADVAVSIDGTPVGADQAGAGGAGVGARAVVRSLVPQVLVAGGRWSVPFPKDLTPGAHTLSVTQSVDGIASAPRLVTFTIGAPAAATAAAPSAAPAEPGVPAAAAAVLPAGTGQLPNTGAGPLLPTAGLAGGAILLGSLLLGGTKLAAARRRAVR, from the coding sequence GTGAAGACTCCCAGGTTCCAGGTGACAGTGCGGGCGGTGGCGGCTGCCGCCATCGCGCTCGCGGGTTCGTTCTACGCTGTTCCCGCGCTGGCCGAGGGCGGGGGATCGGAGCCTGTTCCCACGGCATCGCCTGCAGCTTCCCCGTCGGCAACCGTCAGCCCGGCGGTCCAGGCTGATGCAACGACGGCGGCTGGCGCGACGGCGCCGGAAACTGCCCCGGCCACTGCGCCGGAAATCAGCGACGCCGGACTCGCCGAGGCGGTCCGGCGTGACCTGGGCATGACGCTCGAGGAGTTCAACGCAGCCGGCCAGCTGGCCAGGACCGCTGCCGACGCCGTTCCTTCCCTGCGGGAGCTCCCCGGATACTTGGGGATCAGCCTGCGGGACGGCACGATCCGCGTCGAAGGCAGCGGCACCGAGCTGCAGGCCCGGGCGGATGAACTCAACGGGGCCGGAACCGCGGCCGTGTTCGTACTCGTGGCGCCGGCGGCTGCGCCCGAGGCCGTCCCCTCCGCGGCGGAGCTGGTGGCGTCCAGCACCGAGCAATTGTTCCAGGCCTACGTCCGCGAGGTGGGGCCCGCCGCACTGCAGGCCGTGGCCTACTCCAGCGGCCGCTTCATCATCCGCACCGGCGGAAAGAATGTGGCCGAAGCCACCGGGCCCGCCGTCCTGGACCCGCAAGCCGCACCGGCGCCGACCGACGCGGCGCCCGGGAAAATCTCCCCGGCTGACTTCGTGGCCCGCTACGCCAATGTCCAGCTGGAGCAGGGGTCTCCCGTGACGACGGAAGCGGATGTTTACGGCGGTGAGGGCTACGCCATTGACCGGCAGACCATCTGCTCGACGGGCTTCGGCGCGTTCAATGAGGCGGGACTGCCGGTCGTACTGACAGCGGGACACTGCGCCGAAGACGGCACGGCGCGGAGCGCCGAGCTCGAGCCCCCGACGTCGTCCACTGCGGGTGGATCGGCGCCCCTGCCCGGCGCCCTGGCCCCGCTCGGCACCTTCGGCTTCAGCCAGTTCGGGGGCCTCCAAAACGCATGGGTCCTGAACCCCCTGTGGAACACGGGCGATCCGGGAGACCCCGGCAACGTAGGTACCGATATCGCCCTCATCGAGGACCTCGACGGCGGAATCAACGTCCAGCCGGCCGCGACCACCTGGGCAAGTGCTGCGAACCCCGGCCCCGCTGCGGTGAAGATCATCGGCGTTGTGGCTCCCTTCGAAGGCCAGGCAGTCTGCCGCTCCGGGCGGACCACCGGCTGGTCCTGCGGAAATGTTGCCGAAGTCGGGACTTATGTTGTGGCCGGTAGAACACCGGATCCAGCGGACCTCCGCGCCTTCAAGGGCTTCCTGTCCAACGATGTCCAGTCCAGCGGCGGAGACTCGGGCGGGCCCTGGATCAGTGGCAACTTTGCAGTGGGCACACACTCGGCAGGTGAGACGTCCGGGGAGAACTTCGCCATCGCCACGACCCTGCAGGACGCGCTCACCAAGTTCCCGACCGCTGTCCAGATTCAGCTGTTCCTGAACAAGCCCGAGCTCGTGGCACCGGAAAACCGGACCTTCACGGCGGGGCAACCCATCACCGGCCGGGTCCCGGCGGCTCCAGCGTCGGCCGTTGCCGCCAACTCCAAGGTGCGCATCACAGTCGATGGCCAGCAGCCCGTGGACGTGTCGATCGACAGCGCCGGAAACTGGTCTTTCCCTGCCCCCGCGGCTGCAGGCGAACTGACGTTCGCCGCGGAGACTGTCAACGGCTTCAGCCGCTCCGGCGCGGTTACTTCGGCAGTCAACATCTCTGACCTTGATGCTCCCGTCATCACTGACCCTGACGCGGGAGCGTCCTTGACGGCCCTCAGCCGCATCGACGGCACAGGCACCCCCGGACTGACGGTGAAGCTCACCGGCGACGTCAGCGGTTCCGCGGACGTCCAGCAGGACGGTAAATGGAGCATTCCGGTTACCGGGCCGGTCTATGGCCAGCTCTCAGTGCACGCCGTCCAGACCTCTGACGGCGTTGTGGCCAGTCCCTCCGTTACCCGGACCTTCACCGTCGTCCCGGGCGTCCCGGCCGTATCGTCGATCGTGGACGGCTTGCACTTCAGCCCCGACGCCCTTCCCGAGACGATCTCCGGGACCGGCGTCGACGGCGCCGACGTGGCAGTTTCAATTGACGGGACCCCGGTGGGTGCTGACCAGGCCGGGGCCGGCGGGGCCGGCGTCGGCGCACGCGCGGTGGTCCGCTCCCTGGTCCCGCAGGTCCTGGTGGCAGGCGGGCGCTGGAGTGTGCCGTTCCCGAAAGACCTCACGCCCGGGGCGCACACGCTTTCCGTCACCCAATCCGTGGACGGCATTGCCTCGGCTCCGCGGCTCGTGACCTTCACCATCGGCGCCCCGGCCGCTGCCACTGCCGCGGCACCCTCCGCTGCACCGGCAGAGCCTGGGGTTCCGGCTGCCGCGGCCGCCGTGCTTCCGGCAGGCACCGGCCAACTGCCGAACACCGGCGCCGGGCCGCTCCTGCCGACAGCGGGGCTCGCCGGCGGTGCGATCCTGCTGGGCAGTCTCCTGCTGGGCGGCACCAAGCTGGCTGCCGCACGGCGTCGGGCGGTCCGCTAA
- a CDS encoding GNAT family protein, whose amino-acid sequence MTSIAPITLTGKHVILEPLSLDHHDGLVEAARDGELWQLWYTSVPAPEQMAAEIERRLALQHSGSMLPFTTRLIDPATGGPGRVIGMTTYMNIDAATPRVEIGSTWNAASAHGSGSNPDSKLLLLRHAFETLGCPAVEFRTHWLNHQSRKAIARLGAKQDGVLRSHTRSADGALRDTVVYSILEHEWPMVRNALEFRIARQR is encoded by the coding sequence GTGACTTCCATCGCCCCCATCACGCTGACCGGCAAACACGTCATCCTTGAGCCGCTGAGCCTGGACCACCACGACGGCCTCGTCGAGGCGGCCCGCGACGGCGAACTGTGGCAGCTCTGGTACACCAGTGTGCCCGCACCGGAGCAGATGGCCGCCGAGATCGAGCGGCGCCTGGCCCTGCAGCACAGCGGCTCCATGCTGCCGTTCACCACGCGGCTGATTGATCCCGCCACGGGCGGACCCGGCCGGGTGATCGGCATGACCACCTACATGAACATCGACGCCGCCACGCCCCGGGTGGAGATCGGTTCCACCTGGAACGCGGCGTCAGCCCATGGCAGCGGCAGCAACCCGGACTCCAAGCTGCTGTTGCTGCGGCACGCCTTCGAGACGCTGGGCTGCCCCGCCGTCGAGTTCCGCACGCATTGGCTCAACCACCAGTCCCGCAAGGCGATCGCGCGGCTGGGCGCCAAACAGGACGGCGTGCTCCGCAGCCACACCCGCAGCGCTGACGGCGCACTGCGGGACACCGTGGTGTACTCCATCCTGGAGCACGAGTGGCCGATGGTCCGGAACGCCCTTGAGTTCCGGATCGCCCGGCAGCGGTAG
- a CDS encoding hotdog fold thioesterase, with the protein MTPEPRNTELWKITLGELDEKMGVKIVEESVERVVATMPVEGNRQSFGLLHGGASLAVGEAVGSWAAVIHASTLGKTAVGVDVSATHHKSAREGLITITATPIHLGGTVTTHEVVITNEAGQRLCTLRITNLLLDRKG; encoded by the coding sequence ATGACGCCCGAACCCCGGAACACCGAGCTGTGGAAGATCACCCTCGGTGAACTCGACGAGAAAATGGGGGTGAAGATCGTTGAGGAATCCGTCGAACGGGTCGTGGCCACCATGCCGGTGGAGGGCAACCGCCAGTCCTTCGGCCTCTTGCACGGCGGCGCCTCGCTGGCCGTCGGGGAAGCAGTGGGTTCCTGGGCCGCCGTGATCCACGCCAGCACCCTGGGCAAGACCGCCGTCGGGGTGGACGTCTCGGCCACCCACCACAAGTCGGCACGCGAGGGGCTCATCACCATCACGGCGACCCCCATCCATCTGGGCGGGACGGTGACGACGCATGAGGTGGTCATCACCAACGAGGCCGGCCAGCGGCTGTGCACCCTGCGGATCACCAACCTGCTGCTCGACCGCAAGGGCTGA
- a CDS encoding enoyl-CoA hydratase/isomerase family protein: MVVQLNRPEVRNAIDQQMVDELHRICAYLEQTPKVLILTGTEGVFASGADIAQLRERRRDDALQGINSTIFVRIAKLPMPVIAALDGFCLGGGAELAYAADFRIGTPSVRIGNPETGLGILAAAGASWRLKELVGEPVAKEILLAGAVLRAERALAVNLITEIHEAPDLMAAAHALADRIAGQDPLAVRITKSVFHAPAEAHPLIDQLAQGILFESQAKFDRMQAFLDKKSEKKSASQTGKQK; encoded by the coding sequence ATGGTGGTGCAGCTCAACCGGCCCGAGGTCCGCAACGCGATCGACCAGCAGATGGTCGATGAGCTCCACCGGATCTGCGCCTACCTGGAACAGACCCCCAAGGTGCTGATCCTTACCGGCACGGAAGGCGTCTTCGCCTCCGGCGCCGACATCGCCCAGCTGCGCGAACGCCGCCGCGACGACGCGCTGCAGGGCATCAACTCCACCATTTTCGTCCGGATCGCCAAGCTGCCGATGCCGGTCATCGCGGCCCTGGATGGCTTCTGCCTCGGCGGCGGCGCCGAACTGGCGTACGCGGCTGACTTCCGGATCGGCACACCGTCCGTGCGGATCGGCAATCCGGAGACCGGCCTGGGCATCCTCGCCGCCGCCGGTGCGAGCTGGCGCCTGAAAGAGCTCGTGGGTGAACCGGTGGCCAAGGAAATCCTGCTGGCCGGCGCCGTGCTGCGCGCCGAACGGGCCCTCGCCGTCAACCTCATCACCGAGATCCACGAGGCACCCGACCTCATGGCCGCGGCCCACGCCCTGGCCGACAGGATTGCCGGCCAGGATCCCCTCGCCGTCCGGATCACCAAGTCGGTGTTCCACGCGCCCGCCGAGGCGCACCCGCTGATCGACCAGCTGGCGCAGGGCATTCTTTTCGAATCACAGGCGAAGTTCGACCGTATGCAGGCTTTCCTGGATAAGAAATCAGAGAAAAAATCAGCCAGCCAAACAGGGAAGCAGAAATAG
- a CDS encoding pentapeptide repeat-containing protein — MARGTAASKAPKVVGPRLSPVRLEELRDDPSPDFQPGERYDGVRYSRASADGLELAGTDFAECEFQGVSFNETQLRGASFRDCILGEVYAPVFMAARSTLRDVEIGNPRWGSAELYESGWQSVRIDGGKLDYVNLRGSKLTDVQISDCIISELDLGSCAATRVALKNCTIGTLDVAGARLKDFDIRGTDFRVISGLESLSGLVIDDYQLGLMAPLMASHLGVVVA; from the coding sequence GTGGCGCGGGGCACCGCAGCGTCCAAAGCGCCCAAAGTCGTCGGGCCACGGCTTAGCCCCGTCCGGCTGGAGGAACTTCGGGACGATCCGTCCCCGGACTTCCAGCCGGGGGAGCGGTACGACGGCGTCCGGTACAGCCGGGCATCGGCCGACGGGCTGGAACTTGCCGGCACCGACTTCGCCGAGTGCGAGTTCCAGGGCGTCTCCTTCAACGAGACCCAGTTGCGCGGCGCCAGTTTCCGCGACTGCATCCTTGGGGAGGTTTACGCCCCCGTGTTCATGGCGGCCCGGAGCACCCTGCGCGACGTCGAGATCGGCAACCCCCGGTGGGGTTCCGCGGAGCTCTACGAGAGCGGTTGGCAGTCCGTAAGGATCGACGGCGGCAAGCTCGACTATGTGAACCTGCGCGGCTCCAAGCTCACGGATGTCCAGATCAGCGACTGCATCATCAGTGAGCTGGACCTGGGTTCCTGCGCGGCGACCCGGGTGGCGCTGAAGAACTGCACCATCGGCACCCTCGACGTCGCCGGCGCCAGGCTCAAGGACTTTGACATCCGCGGCACCGACTTCCGTGTCATCAGCGGCCTGGAAAGCCTCTCCGGCCTCGTGATCGATGACTACCAGCTCGGCCTGATGGCCCCGCTCATGGCGAGCCATCTCGGCGTCGTGGTGGCGTAA
- a CDS encoding DUF4397 domain-containing protein has product MRKTFYAAGALSMLAALTFAAPVQAGGKHDDGGHHSGDALLSVLHGVPGLTVDVWVDGKLTLDDFEPGTLAGPLKLDDGSYKIAITAADATSADNPVIGPVKVHLEEGRNYTAVAHLDASGAPTATLFKNDTSASPKGEGKLTVRHVAAAPAVDVLAGGTAVIEDLTNPGQEVLTLKAGTVSASVAAAGTTEPLIGPADVPVTKGKNTIVYAWGSLADDTLGVAVQVVDSAKWGGDDD; this is encoded by the coding sequence ATGCGCAAAACCTTTTATGCAGCCGGGGCCCTGTCGATGCTGGCCGCGCTCACGTTCGCTGCCCCGGTCCAGGCCGGCGGGAAGCACGACGACGGCGGCCACCACAGCGGCGATGCCCTCCTGTCCGTCCTGCACGGCGTCCCCGGCCTGACCGTGGATGTCTGGGTGGACGGCAAGCTCACCCTGGACGATTTCGAGCCTGGAACCCTTGCCGGCCCGCTCAAGCTCGACGACGGCAGCTACAAGATCGCCATCACGGCCGCGGACGCCACGAGCGCCGACAACCCGGTGATCGGCCCGGTCAAGGTCCACCTCGAAGAGGGCCGGAACTACACCGCGGTGGCGCACCTGGATGCCTCCGGCGCGCCCACGGCCACCCTGTTCAAGAACGACACCTCGGCCAGCCCCAAGGGCGAGGGGAAGCTGACCGTCCGGCACGTGGCGGCAGCACCCGCCGTCGACGTCCTGGCCGGCGGCACCGCGGTCATCGAGGACCTGACGAACCCCGGGCAGGAGGTCCTGACGCTCAAGGCCGGAACGGTGTCCGCCTCGGTTGCTGCCGCCGGCACCACCGAGCCCCTGATCGGCCCGGCGGATGTGCCGGTCACCAAGGGCAAGAACACGATTGTTTACGCCTGGGGCAGCCTGGCCGACGACACCCTCGGCGTGGCGGTCCAGGTGGTCGACTCGGCCAAATGGGGTGGCGACGACGACTGA